In Primulina huaijiensis isolate GDHJ02 chromosome 4, ASM1229523v2, whole genome shotgun sequence, a genomic segment contains:
- the LOC140974988 gene encoding putative late blight resistance protein homolog R1B-16, with protein sequence MAYAAVLALMQILQQLMDPGRFVLYEKQQIESLQEKVSFLYDFLENYSLFTSKSVKNLEIRIRETAYKAEDIIESYISIFFLCGRNRIGRYRTFCLELDTVIEEIHSIQQELVKVKGILDLIYLQQRNHLPTNGSRPKFCDKIPSMVGLVEDTVKLKDWLTSSSSKREVISIVGMGGIGKTTFARNLFDDSLIVYHFHVRAWATVSQEYQIHEILARLLDSTSCKLSPEMRKTSSEELAERLYKSLKGKRYLIVMDDIWDTKVWDEINRLFPDDNNGSRVVLTTRLNNVGDHAASTGRLHDTSFLSSSESWNLFREKAFRGECCPPLLEGIGQEIIKNCRGLPLSIVVVAGMLSVDKTVSYWQTIAKTVNSILATDGGQCSTIFSLSYNHLPAHLKPCFLYFAIFPEDYDIRRSELIKLWIAEGFKSQTSLKTWKILQRNVWKIFKKRSSFMSKNMCNIHSKGIRSERRVSIQPVTPLESIEHTFNSNGPPLPTRSLLLYHQDADIIINELSFGLLRVLDMRSGKWLCEFPMELIRLVHLRYLSLRCLEVIVPGSISSIWGLQTLIIDAWNSIDLNHLPLQVWTMPHLRHVQFRNTFCRLLDPPNSGLEGKSFVILANLQTLLTIRNFRFTDEVVKRIPKLKKLKVFYDKNVEDWPHLHLSNILCLSELETLRITSYSQLEFPRNLKLPAALKKLTLSRCHLPWEVMTMVGSLPNLEVLTLKRDACKGEVWEPNEGEFRKLKFLRLYLLDLVHWRADDSHFPKLEYLKIHWCFNLKEIPIEIGNIQHLK encoded by the exons ATGGCTTATGCTGCAGTTCTAGCCCTTATGCAAATTCTTCAACAACTCATGGATCCTGGTCGCTTTGTTCTTTATGAAAAACAACAGATTGAATCCCTCCAAGAAAAGGTTAGTTTCCTGTATGATTTTTTGGAGAATTATTCGTTGTTTACTAGCAAATCAGTAAAAAATTTGGAAATAAGAATTAGAGAGACAGCTTATAAAGCTGAGGATATCATTGAATCCTATATAtccattttctttttatgtggaAGGAATAGGATAGGGAGATACCGAACTTTTTGCCTAGAATTGGATACAGTAATAGAAGAGATACATTCCATTCAACAAGAGTTGGTGAAGGTTAAAGGTATATTGGACCTAATCTATTTGCAACAAAGGAATCATTTGCCTACCAATGGATCAAGACCCAAATTTTGTGACAAAATTCCCTCTATGGTTGGATTGGTTGAAGACACGGTGAAATTAAAGGACTGGCTAACAAGTTCGTCGTCTAAACGTGAAGTCATTTCGATTGTTGGGATGGGAGGTATTGGAAAAACTACTTTTGCGCGAAATCTATTTGACGACTCACTTATTGTCTATCACTTTCATGTTCGTGCTTGGGCAACAGTATCTCAGGAATACCAAATCCATGAGATCTTGGCAAGGCTTCTAGATTCAACAAGCTGCAAGCTAAGTCCAGAAATGAGAAAGACTAGCAGTGAAGAATTAGCCGAACGTCTATACAAAAGTTTGAAAGGTAAGAGATATCTCATTGTGATGGATGACATATGGGATACTAAGGTGTGGGATGAAATCAATAGGTTATTTCCTGATGACAATAATGGAAGTCGGGTTGTTTTGACGACTCGGCTAAACAATGTGGGAGATCATGCTGCCTCTACTGGCCGTCTTCATGACACGAGTTTTCTTAGTTCTAGTGAGAGTTGGAACTTGTTTCGTGAGAAGGCGTTCAGAGGGGAATGTTGCCCTCCGCTTTTGGAGGGAATTGGTCAGGAGATTATAAAAAATTGTAGAGGACTTCCACTCTCAATAGTTGTGGTTGCTGGTATGCTATCAGTGGACAAGACAGTTAGCTACTGGCAGACTATTGCCAAGACTGTGAACTCAATTCTTGCTACAGATGGGGGCCAATGTTCAACGATCTTTTCCTTGAGTTATAACCACTTGCCAGCTCACTTAAAACCTTGTTTCCTATATTTTGCAATCTTCCCAGAAGATTATGATATCCGAAGATCCGAACTTATCAAGTTATGGATTGCTGAGGGATTTAAAAGCCAAACGAGTCTAAAAACTTGGAAGATATTGCAGAGGAATGTTTGGAAGATC TTCAAAAAGAGAAGTTCCTTCATGTCAAAAAATATGTGTAATATTCATTCCAAAGGGATAAGAAGTGAGCGTCGTGTTAGCATTCAGCCAGTAACTCCTTTGGAATCCATTGAGCATACTTTTAACTCAAATGGACCACCTTTACCAACCCGATCACTTCTATTGTATCATCAAGATGCTGATATAATCATAAATGAGCTTAGTTTTGGACTACTAAGAGTATTGGATATGAGATCTGGAAAATGGTTGTGTGAATTTCCAATGGAGTTAATTAGACTAGTGCATTTACGGTACCTTTCTCTTCGTTGTTTGGAAGTGATTGTTCCTGGATCTATATCCTCAATTTGGGGTCTTCAAACCTTAATTATTGATGCATGGAATTCCATTGATCTCAATCATTTACCACTACAAGTATGGACGATGCCACATTTAAGGCATGTACAATTCAGAAATACTTTTTGTCGATTACTGGATCCTCCCAATTCAGGACTTGAGGGCAAAAGTTTTGTTATTCTGGCCAACCTTCAAACTCTCTTGACAATAAGAAATTTCAGATTTACGGATGAGGTGGTTAAAAGAATTCCGAAACTAAAGAAACTCAAAGTCTTTTACGACAAGAATGTTGAGGATTGGCCCCACTTGCATCTCAGTAACATTTTGTGTCTGAGTGAACTGGAAACATTGCGTATCACTTCCTACTCCCAGTTAGAATTTCCGCGAAACTTAAAATTGCCAGCGGCACTCAAGAAGTTAACTTTGTCCCGTTGTCACCTTCCTTGGGAAGTTATGACAATGGTTGGTTCGTTACCCAATCTTGAAGTTCTCACACTAAAACGTGATGCCTGCAAAGGTGAAGTGTGGGAACCAAACGAGGGCGAATTTCGCAAGCTAAAATTCCTGCGGCTTTATCTTTTGGATTTGGTACACTGGAGAGCCGATGATTCCCACTTTCCCAAGCTTGAGTACCTTAAAATACATTGGTGCTTCAACTTGAAAGAGATACCAATTGAAATTGGAAACATACAACACTTGAAATGA